A single region of the Leishmania panamensis strain MHOM/PA/94/PSC-1 chromosome 21 sequence genome encodes:
- a CDS encoding hypothetical protein (TriTrypDB/GeneDB-style sysID: LpmP.21.1000): MGNTSSNSSSLSHPAVGGRSRRQRNRDSQVRSRPAGECLSSGKHSPATTSTAVTTGVTSPHVTTLSPLVISASPTGRQHRDAVTGAIAASSVTQGSRFINPVPSTHQHGRHALSSLPAQNVDSSPACATATAATESQHSSSEGGHLLRGSRGRERSCNAELSPPQRHRPQQRKVEGFAEIGVSRACQAHGDGDNVNGCTAQRGSVADVHGARSSSILQTATGSTVPLSLTTPLSLEGTYFAATEVGTVPLAAGGHTREALSVTRGSDTEVDMDEHYITSYTSLQVDRAISRSTSILNDEVLPESSILSCSPSTAASLLPLPVGRAARFTKVSQSLQMTKSTAGPQWPDESLDEGVVSCGRIRDKSDRKSKTESTSDGSSGGSGCLGRRQSRSTLFRKLVSRSGSRAELSKSPSRCVASEGGGNACGVEAKLAAEEDSHCSEDRAATASGKRDSLAPRVTGLPPSSAPVPLDTQPRPSKASLPFPTCAAPTLPTSSMTAQRPSVFQSPAAEGCPDGRTATHPTVDNVRSHTSGSKGPRAAEDMSEPGPSRVECGASPQRDLRDSEGASHSLNLVSETQVACQNSEESDSTAPTDTNSAPILPPPPTDSFAEAVWGTRGAASPGTPTTPTNSTSLFFDYGHDNGNNGDCAAVDASPLLMYYSHQQPLRRKVPGILGTGVFSTTTVTDTTARVSPQSPSVSPLKAVAAAGYDDSAAAVAAAHPSLAAAATAAGARVKGRCSVSQSVIIAAWNRMGARTGDPASGIGAGGGHHGGDGSPDVSAEILQATSAPENSIGVGGGERTAAAVPASSAIQFARLPAATTAEMATGETSSPCHQGTFVGDQEADNPIHSRRSRAGDAVVLPVRRRSVLTRQRGPPPLFSPSPEGDKSSDAVSQSLSVFGQSTIHEGAHGAVWPALPPAFTHAAGDTAASRAAAPPQELQRPREVRAEGEEKECPAPRAPLPPRGLPADLRALTTTSLAFAAQWSSRQESRRGDASMPTTQLRSESILAIVDCEDRSGRGLVGGQEQLPILGTTEYNEEMESTTTTTVDADEEDRGNEEGGAAEGYTAQRSPQTLAQHKPRWQRIDVLPRRISTTGFTTTHTTVVTTSARTGLLPAHTDRPYYAQPRFTTSSSFAPSTSAAAPIGAIAWVHSSPSSPRSYSTIDSRLETAASAENVAKGEKGIDEFVLSHTQGGGAVHCPLHRSGDSRLKRFVGFTGSPLHRRFLSPPVLPSRSDSTSFNTIATAPPGGSRARGAALVRSNSCQPPRRYSQQAPTRNTSFLSSKTRLMPQWRERLTPTPKPTSPLSWNTARDDMGGAAGGFQSTPWGRRGLTSQGTPPLAHQPSAYSCQPPPPPMLAALPHLSQRLWRANSDSLNSVRWQEVSLQTSGRGASSNFGFAGSSRDKDDTPPRYYALGDEGEYIDAVVNGDNAEDSGDHGAQWCHGFPLSGAAGKYTRDDGDETLLWWESSGAPVWSMTTSRTWRRGDEDDENGREEEGDEGEASENDAGSCSNSDSRIADRHRPRLPKSHHCRRSVALPSASVQLPPHESHDVCSTPCNFGPLPLSEQSSPRSRACVRAFADSAVSPPPTWYEPPMPSNQNTFTAFVHLSDISASQLLAAAATAFQCGRDAHLRRASPGVHGEGGRLARSREDTPATADTLIVSGYTLSDAYLTDGADARADVVSAAGGALPITPLNYSVNIPPTNHVSRADTPVLVAPHGSVARQTSQSAVTEVARTRSESLGALSGGTPAKSRGSTKAPLGLNDAAATSLVDSNGSVGGCNDDSDGGSEDSLVTTGQLAVMPRRTSLSLEPMRVVALPVSEGERHALSEEKRPWLGAFLHLPASFHSAANAGTEVTACTTLGSLFPRAARLPASQTLPDRYLRVQRWWNRHRCTPLSEGSGPLDLCQRVDESVNGDGGGIITMSDAAYLDHLTHTKSATVPVRSQTVAPPLFGLSVGCAESTAAGCAGPHSGSCSCSSTTCVAGSGGEAVATPTAIAAATSLAIVTSRESCGSLVSPLRVSELLLMPRHEGDAVGGSGDTSSGPGLVLMDERVAGVVEEYSSGSGAEVASADFHEEAPTTSAVPAVAVPLFPPRLGAVAADSSGFTGAHEVKGGNVHDGHAALHVDSGVTAEHGLPHPPLTTELTDSRLVATPLTTSHHCVDGSSTGEPIRVTQIDSSPGEQKLFTVQRFSSESSQPTMSCAAGPLVSPIHVPVRSLLHLHGEAAVDTCAVSRAQARPSRYSRLVMSPSPLHGGSTPRVRAHLHSQHQRRGPSIGQVVCRWCGEPYASEAVCSFARRPHSVLREERRIEKSVKRKAQALLCEGQVTEAVALLRSAGVCAL; this comes from the coding sequence aTGGGaaacaccagcagcaacagcagctcgcTGTCGCACCCTGCCGTCGGTggccgcagccgccgtcaGCGCAACCGCGACTCCCAGGTGAGGAGCAGGCCGGCTGGTGAGTGCTTATCTTCGGGTAAGCACTCACCAGCCACAACGAGCACTGCTGTTACTACTGGTGTGACCAGTCCTCATGTCACGACTCTTTCCCCCTTGGTAATAAGTGCCTCCCCGACTGGCAGGCAGCACAGGGACGCCGTGACAGGGGCCATTGCGGCGTCGTCCGTAACACAGGGCAGCCGCTTCATCAACCCCGTCCCCTCAACGCACCAGCACGGTCGGCATGCTCTCTCATCGCTGCCTGCCCAGAACGTAGATTCTTCACCGGCGTGTGCAACTGCGACTGCCGCCACGGAGTCTCAGCACTCTTCAAGCGAAGGGGGACACCTGCTAAGAGGCTCAcggggaagggaaaggtcATGTAATGCAGAGTTGTCACCGCCGCAACGTCAtcgcccgcagcagcgcaaagtCGAAGGCTTTGCCGAGATCGGGGTCTCACGTGCTTGCCAAGCTCACGGGGACGGCGACAACGTCAACGGTTGCACTGCTCAGAGAGGTTCGGTGGCGGATGTGCATGGTGCACGCTCATCTTCGATACTGCAGACGGCGACCGGTTCTacagtgccgctgtcgctcacAACTCCGCTGTCTCTGGAAGGCACCTACTTCGCTGCCACCGAGGTAGGGACGGTGCCACTTGCAGCCGGCGGTCACACACGAGAGGCCTTGTCTGTGacgcgcggcagcgacacagaGGTTGACATGGACGAGCACTATATCACTTCCTACACTTCTTTACAAGTCGACCGCGCCATTTCTCGGTCGACTTCGATCCTGAATGATGAGGTGTTGCCTGAGTCGTCGATCTTGTCATGCTCACCGTCGACTGCggcgtcactgctgccgctgcccgtTGGTAGAGCAGCACGCTTTACCAAGGTGTCGCAGAGTCTGCAAATGACGAAGAGCACCGCTGGGCCTCAGTGGCCAGACGAGTCACTCGACGAGGGTGTCGTTAGCTGCGGCAGGATCAGGGATAAGTCTGACCGCAAATCCAAGACTGAAAGcaccagcgacggcagcagcggaggcagTGGCTGCTTGGGGCGCCGGCAGTCGCGCAGTACCTTGTTTCGCAAGCTCGTATCGCGGTCCGGCTCTCGTGCAGAGTTATCGAAGTCACCGTCTCGCTGCGTAGCgagtgaaggaggaggtaaTGCCTGTGGCGTTGAAGCAAAGTTAGCGGCTGAGGAGGATTCGCACTGCAGCGAAGACCGCGCTGCAACGGCTTCGGGGAAGCGCGACTCACTTGCGCCACGTGTCACTGGTCTGCCGCCGTCAAGCGCGCCTGTACCGCTGGACACACAACCGAGGCCCTCTAAAGCATCGTTGCCTTTCCccacctgcgctgcaccgACGCTGCCAACCTCCTCGATGACGGCGCAGAGGCCTTCCGTGTTTCAGTCCCCGGCTGCTGAGGGGTGTCCGGATGGACGTACAGCAACGCACCCGACAGTGGACAATGTGCGCAGCCACACGAGTGGATCAAAGGGCCCTCGCGCTGCGGAAGACATGTCGGAACCGGGGCCGAGTAGGGTGGAGTGTGGCGCATCACCGCAGCGAGATCTGCGAGACTCCGAAGGAGCATCACATTCTCTCAACCTGGTGTCAGAAACTCAAGTGGCGTGCCAGaacagcgaggagagcgactCGACGGCGCCGACGGACACCAACTCTGCACCGAttctgccgccaccgccgacggACTCTTTCGCAGAGGCGGTATGGGGCACACGAGGGGCCGCCTCGCCGGGAACCCCGACGACGCCCACCAACAGCACAAGTCTGTTCTTTGACTACGGTCACGATAACGGCAACAACGGCGACTGTGCCGCAGTCGACGCATCGCCGTTGCTCATGTACTACTCTCATCAACAACCGCTGCGTCGGAAGGTGCCTGGCATCCTCGGCACCGGTGTATTCTCCACCACTACTGTAACGGACACAACGGCGCGAGTGTCGCCACAGTCGCCTTCTGTCTCGCCTCTTAAAGCcgtcgcagcggcagggtATGACGATTcagctgccgcggtggcggcggcgcacccaTCTTTGGCagccgctgctactgctgctggtgcgcgcgTGAAAGGCCGCTGCTCTGTGAGCCAGTCTGTTATCATCGCGGCGTGGAATCGAATgggcgcacgcacaggcgaCCCCGCGAGTGGCATTGGCGCGGGCGGAGGTCATCATGGAGGAGACGGGAGCCCCGATGTATCGGCAGAGATTCTGCAGGCTACCTCCGCACCGGAAAATTCAATCGGcgttggcggtggtgagcggacagctgcagcagtgcctgcGAGTAGTGCCATTCAGTTCGCTCGCCTTCCAGCTGCCACGACAGCTGAGATGGCAACAGGCGAAACATCGTCCCCCTGTCATCAGGGCACCTTCGTTGGCGATCAGGAGGCAGACAACCCCATCCATTCACGCCGCTCTCGCGCCGGTGACGCTGTCGTGTTACcggtgcggcgccgctccgtCCTGACGCGTCAGCGTGGGCCACCTCcactcttttctccctcgccGGAGGGCGACAAGTCCAGTGACGCCGTGTCCCAGTCGCTCTCTGTCTTCGGTCAGTCCACCATCCATGAAGGTGCACACGGGGCGGTTTGGCCTGCATTACCGCCCGCATTTACTCATGCTGCAGGTGATACCGCTGCTagtcgtgcagcagcaccaccacaggaGCTACAGCGTCCGCGAGAGGTAcgagcagagggagaggagaaagagtgCCCCGCGCCcagagcaccgctgcccccgCGTGGACTCCCTGCTGACTTGCGCGCTCTGACTACGACTTCACTCGCCTTCGCAGCGCAGTGGTCGTCGCGACAGGAGAGCCGACGAGGCGACGCCAGCATGCCAACTACACAGCTGCGGTCGGAGAGTATCCTCGCCATCGTAGACTGCGAGGATAGAAGTGGCAGGGGCTTGGTGGGGGGGCAGGAGCAGCTCCCGATTCTTGGCACGACGGAATACAACGAGGAGATGGAGTCAACAACAACCACGACCGTCGACGCTGATGAGGAGGATCGAGGCAATGAAGAAGGTGGTGCGGCGGAGGGGTATACGGCGCAAAGAAGCCCTCAGACGCTTGCTCAGCACAAGCCCCGGTGGCAACGCATCGATGTACTGCCTCGCCGGATATCTACCACGGGGTTCACGACAACGCACACTACTGTGGTTACCACAAGTGCTAGGACTGGCCTGCTGCCGGCTCATACCGACCGGCCGTACTACGCTCAACCGCGATTCACGACGAGCAGCTCCTTCGCGCCGAGCACGAGCGCGGCAGCTCCAATTGGCGCTATTGCGTGGGTGCACAGCAGCCCTTCCTCGCCACGGTCGTACAGCACGATCGACTCGCGGCtggagacggcggcatcCGCAGAGAACGTagcgaagggggagaaaggcaTCGACGAGTTCGTTCTGAGTCACACgcaaggtggtggcgctgtgcacTGTCCATTGCACAGGTCTGGGGATAGTCGCCTGAAACGGTTCGTGGGGTTCACTGGCAGCCCCCTACACCGACGGTTTTTATCCCCACCAGTCCTTCCCTCTCGAAGCGACTCCACCTCCTTCAATACCATTGCGACCGCACCTCCTGGAGGCAGCAGAGCAAGGGGAGCGGCACTGGTTCGCAGCAACAGCTGtcagccgccgcgccggtACTCTCAGCAAGCGCCGACCCGCAATACATCGTTCTTGTCCTCGAAAACGCGACTTATGCCGCAATGGCGCGAGCGATTGACCCCGACGCCGAAGCCTACCTCACCACTTTCGTGGAACACCGCCCGGGATGACATgggtggcgccgccggtggATTCCAGTCTACCCCGTGGGGTCGGCGGGGGCTGACCTCGCAAGGAACGCCCCCTCTTGCACACCAGCCCAGTGCGTATTCCTgtcagccaccgccgcctccgatGTTGGCGGCGTTGCCACACTTGTCGCAACGTCTGTGGCGCGCGAACTCTGACAGCCTGAATAGCGTGCGATGGCAGGAGGTAAGTCTGCAGACCAGTGGTAGGGGGGCGTCGTCGAACTTCGGCTTTGCCGGGAGCAGCAGAGATAAAGATgacacgccgccgcgctacTACGCTCTGGGGGACGAGGGGGAGTATATTGACGCTGTGGTGAACGGGGATAACGCTGAGGACAGCGGCGATCATGGTGCGCAGTGGTGCCACGGTTTCCCGCTTAGTGGCGCGGCCGGTAAATATACCCGAGATGACGGCGATGAGACCCTTCTCTGGTGGGAGAGCAGCGGGGCACCGGTGTGGAGCATGACGACATCGCGGAcatggcggcgcggcgacgAAGACGATGAGAATGGccgcgaggaggaaggcgatGAAGGCGAGGCCAGCGAGAACGACGCAgggagctgcagcaacagtgaCAGTCGCATTGCCGATAGGCATCGTCCGCGGTTGCCGAAGAGTCACCATTGCCGCCGATCAGTGGCTCTGCCCTCGGCAAGCGTGCAACTGCCCCCGCACGAGTCGCACGACGTTTGCAGCACGCCTTGCAACTTTGGTCCCTTGCCGCTATCGGAGCAGAGCAGCCCGCGTTCTCGGGCTTGCGTGCGGGCCTTTGCCGACAGCGCTGTTAGTCCCCCCCCGACATGGTACGAACCGCCGATGCCGTCCAATCAAAACACCTTCACCGCTTTCGTTCATTTATCAGACATCTCCGcctcgcagctgctcgctgccgcagcgacggcgttTCAGTGCGGCCGTGACGCACACCTCCGCCGCGCATCACCAGGGGTGCACGGCGAAGGTGGCCGCCTTGCGAGGTCCCGCGAGGACACGCcggccaccgccgacacGCTCATCGTGAGTGGCTATACCTTGTCAGATGCGTACCTCACCGACGGCGCTGATGCCAGGGCAGACGTCGTGAGTGCTGCGGGTGGCGCGCTGCCCATCACCCCGCTCAACTATTCCGTGAACATCCCCCCGACCAATCATGTTTCTCGAGCAGACACCCCTGTGCTGGTGGCACCCCACGGCTCTGTAGCTAGGCAAACCTCGCAAAGCGCAGTGACCGAAGTGGCGCGCACGAGGTCTGAGTCTCTCGGCGCGCTCTCCGGTGGTACACCGGCTAAGTCGAGAGGCTCCACGAAGGCGCCGCTAGGGCTGAATGACGCAGCTGCCACCTCACTGGTCGACTCCAACGGCAGCGTTGGTGGCTGTAATGATGACAGCGATGGAGGCAGCGAGGACTCGTTAGTGACGACAGGGCAGCTGGCAGTCATGCCGAGGCGAACATCATTGAGCCTGGAGCCGATGAGAGTTGTTGCTCTTCCCGTGTCTGAGGGGGAGCGACATGCGTTGtcggaggagaagaggccGTGGCTTGGCGCCTTCTTGCACTTGCCAGCTTCATTCCACAGCGCGGCCAACGCGGGGACTGAAGTGACAGCTTGTACCACTCTGGGCAGTCTTTTCCCGCGCGCCGCTCGGCTCCCCGCCTCGCAGACGCTGCCGGATCGGTACTTGCgggtgcagcggtggtggaatCGCCACCGTTGCACCCCACTGTCGGAGGGTAGCGGCCCACTGGACCTCTGTCAGCGTGTAGACGAGAGCGTCAACGGCGATGGCGGAGGTATCATCACCATGTCCGACGCGGCATACCTGGATCATCTGACGCACACGAAGAGCGCCACCGTTCCGGTGCGGTCACAAACAGTGGCGCCACCGTTGTTTGGCTTGTCGGTGGGTTGTGCAGAATCGACGGCTGCTGGATGCGCTGGCCCTCACtctggcagctgcagctgcagcagtaccaCTTGTGTTGCGGGCTCTGGTGGAGAAGCGGTTGCGACGCCGACCGCCATTGCAGCCGCGACCTCTCTCGCCATCGTGACCTCGCGGGAGTCGTGTGGCAGCTTGGTGTCGCCGTTGCGGGTGtctgagctgctgctgatgccgcgGCACGAAGGCGACGCAgttggcggcagtggcgacaCGAGCTCTGGCCCCGGCCTTGTTCTCATGGATGAGCGCGTCGCTGGCGTGGTGGAGGAGTATTCGAGTGGTTCCGGCGCAGAAGTGGCATCTGCCGACTTTCATGAGGAAgcccccaccaccagcgccgtccCTGCTGTGGCCGTGCCACTGTTCCCACCGCGTCTgggtgcagtggcggcagacTCGAGCGGATTCACCGGAGCGCACGAGGTGAAGGGCGGAAACGTTCATGACGGACATGCCGCCCTCCATGTAGACTCTGGGGTGACGGCGGAGCACGGGCTACCGCACCCACCACTTACCACGGAGCTCACAGACTCTCGCTTGGTGGCAACTCCTCTTACCACATCGCACCACTGTGTCGACGGCAGCTCCACAGGTGAACCTATCCGAGTAACCCAGATTGATAGCAGCCCTGGCGAGCAGAAACTTTTCACAGTACAACGATTCTCATCTGAGTCATCCCAGCCGACGATGTCCTGTGCAGCTGGCCCTCTAGTGTCACCAATCCACGTCCCTGTCCGCTCGCTACTGCACCTGCACGGAGAGGCTGCGGTAGACACATGCGCAGTGAGTAGAGCCCAGGCGCGCCCCAGTCGTTACAGTAGACTGGTAATGTCGCCCTCACCGCTGCACGGAGGGTCGACAccacgcgtgcgcgcacactTGCActcgcagcaccagcgccgcggcCCCAGTATCGGTCAGGTTGTCTGTCGCTGGTGTGGAGAACCATATGCAAGCGAAGCTGTGTGCTCTTTCGCGCGCCGACCACACAGCGTTCTCCGCGAGGAGCGGCGCATCGAGAAGTCGGTGAAGCGCAAGGCGCAAGCGCTCTTGTGCGAGGGCCAAGTCACGGAGGCAgtagcgctgctgaggagcgcTGGAGTATGCGCGTTATGA
- a CDS encoding hypothetical protein (TriTrypDB/GeneDB-style sysID: LpmP.21.1010): protein MHVCISHFPFRVTVLRCWRRLMQAACHVGLAGWGHIRCRQSGWRRVCPSSDAPALGALQSACRILHSPTLERNAGALRTVKRLPRGMSPFRPSRAAAKLEQPHGAVDSQSDGSRHHHHGLFPLTPSEGAPSLSATPSEQLPPWPVDAFEFNAAAVKGGHDIRLAWKTIFPLSDSATAGVSANESAAAVPDAAPPLLASASGSTPKRPLLTPHTIRRLKTAEETAEAQAALYGGGWVCTGCWSIVLADCSDEVGGSASRSTRLAAFPCTICPVCRTLRHDAHTWSYIASLRLRSDLWKCECCGEANTRAAANCRCCGVTRTTGVGTAAAATADTQAFVRRTIAAEVDSCPIGHIIVTRNRTTRWRCGVCKEINSLQMALCRNCARERFAVTVSCPTCDVPRVLSNAVVFGGGTSAHATRGTDCHATLDSLSLSCAGAAGAAGGGYTATPDASLAAPLTFPERTFDPENCYTPNSTQITCLQCHSPLHGGRVAIVNTIVSWWCACGVVNSVTAYSCLRCRLPRALESPEKLRALLRSAVENSASQPLPLSAHDAGAASRSSAASPTWDFRYCTNWMCDLCCGVNTASYQVVAENHSSPSSDETCPDNTKRSRRLLMRHGDAACRHCGAPWHHHILQEGSSWRCACHALNSCTDALCTSCGLPALDKIQPDMISSWSKGDWRCQSCGSLCYRGRQQCSCGTFRPSARLSSVS, encoded by the coding sequence ATGCATGTCTGCATTTCACATTTCCCTTTTCGAGTGACAGTGTTGAGGTGTTGGAGGCGCCTGATGCAAGCCGCATGCCACGTAGGGCTCGCCGGGTGGGGGCACATTCGTTGTCGTCAATCAGGCTGGCGTCGGGTATGTCCCTCATCCGATGCGCCAGCGCTGGGCGCATTGCAGAGTGCGTGTCGCATTTTGCATTCACCGACGCTTGAGCGTAACGCTGGTGCCTTGAGGACTGTGAAGCGACTGCCGCGTGGCATGTCCCCGTTTCGGCCatctcgtgctgctgcaaaGCTGGAGCAACCCCACGGCGCTGTCGACTCTCAGTCGGACGGTagccgccaccatcaccatgGCTTAtttcccctcaccccctcagAAGGTGCACCTTCGTTGTCTGCGACGCCAagcgagcagctgccgccgtggccAGTCGACGCCTTCGAGTTCAACGCGGCCGCGGTAAAGGGCGGGCATGACATTCGTCTCGCCTGGAAGACcatttttcctctctccgaCTCGGCCACTGCTGGCGTTAGCGCCAATGAgagtgctgccgctgtacccgatgcagcgcctcccTTGCTCGCCTCCGCGTCTGGGTCAACACCGAAGCGgcctctcctcacccctcACACCATTCGACGCCTAAAAACAGCTGAGGAgacggcagaggcgcaggcggcgctgtaCGGTGGCGGTTGGGTCTGCACGGGGTGCTGGTCGATCGTGCTGGCCGACTGCAGCGATGAGGTTGGTGGAAGCGCGTCCCGCTCGACTCGCCTCGCCGCTTTCCCCTGCACCATTTGCCCTGTGTGCCGCACACTACGCCACGACGCCCACACGTGGTCGTACATCGCATCTCTGCGCCTTCGATCTGACCTCTGGAAGTGTGAGTGCTGCGGAGAGGCAAACACGCGTGCTGCCGCAaattgccgctgctgcggggtAACACGCACCACAGGCgttggcactgctgctgctgctaccgctgATACGCAGGCTTTCGTGCGCAGGACGATCGCCGCGGAAGTCGATTCATGTCCCATCGGACACATAATCGTCACCCGCAACCGCACgacgcgctggcgctgcggggTTTGCAAGGAGATCAACTCACTGCAGATGGCTTTGTGCCGCAATTGCGCCCGTGAGCGGTTCGCCGTCACGGTGAGCTGTCCCACGTGTGATGTCCCGCGTGTCTTGTCAAACGCAGTGGTCTTTGGCGGTGGGACAAGCGCACATGCGACACGAGGGACCGATTGCCACGCGACTCTGGACTCACTTTCCCTTTCAtgtgccggcgccgctggtgctgctggaggcggctATACAGCCACTCCCGATGCTTCCCTCGCTGCCCCTCTAACCTTTCCTGAGCGCACGTTCGATCCCGAAAACTGCTATACCCCGAACTCGACGCAGATCACCTGTCTGCAATGCCACAGTCCTCTCCATGGCGGCCGCGTGGCCATCGTGAACACAATAGtgtcgtggtggtgcgcctgcGGCGTCGTGAACTCTGTGACAGCGTACAGCTGCCTGCGCTGTCGTCTGCCGCGTGCCTTAGAATCCCCAGAGAAgttgcgcgcgctgctgcggagcgcTGTCGAGAATAGCGCGTCCCAGCCACTGCCTCTGTCGGCTCACGATGCCGGGGCCGCGTCCCGTTCTTCTGCCGCATCGCCGACGTGGGACTTTAGGTATTGCACGAACTGGATGTGCGacctctgctgcggcgtgaACACTGCTTCCTATCAAGTGGTTGCCGAGAATCACTCGTCGCCTTCCTCGGACGAAACCTGCCCCGACAACACGAAGCGCAGCCGTCGGCTGTTGATGCGCCATGGCGATGCCGCGTGCCGGCACTGCGGTGCCCCGTGGCATCACCACATCTTGCAGGAGGGCAGCTCTTGGCGATGCGCGTGCCACGCGCTCAACTCGTGCACTGACGCCCTTTGCACGAGTTGCGGGCTGCCAGCGCTGGATAAAATTCAGCCTGACATGATTTCATCCTGGTCTAAGGGGGACTGGCGTTGTCAGTCCTGCGGCAGTCTCTGCTACAGAGGTCGACAGCAATGCTCCTGCGGCACCTTTCGCCCATCGGCACGGCTCAGCAGTGTGTCATGA